The Caulobacter sp. 73W region GCTGGCCGCCTTCTTGGTCCGCGTCTTCTTGGGTTTGGCGACCGGCTGGGCCGCCGCGCGCTCGGGCTGCTCAGCCGTCGCCGCGAGAAGTTCTTTAGCGGTTTCCAGCACGCTCGCCACCGGCAGATCGATCATATGGCGGATCGATTGGCTCAGATCAGGGTCCAGCTTCACGAACTGCTCGAACTCGCGCGGCCCGCGCACGGCGCGCGCCTTGGGCCCCCAGGGGGCGTAGAGCAGGTCGTCTGACGGGCCGAACAGACCGATGGTCGGAACACCAGCGGCGGCGGCCATGTGCATCAGGCCGGAATCATTGCCCACGAACAGCCGCGCCCGCTTCAGGCAGGCATAGGCGGTCAGAAGATCAGCCTGGCCGACCAGATCGATGACCCGGTCCTTCGGGAAGGCCGCGATCAGGTCGTCGGCGATCATCCGGTCGTCCTTGCCGCCCAGGATCATCAGGCGGCCGCCCTTCAACTCGTCGGCCAGCAGCGACTTGGCGGTCTGGCCGAAACGCTCGGTGGGCCACACCTTGCCGATCCAGTTGGAGGACGGTCCGATGGCCAGGATCGGACCTTCGCCGGCCGTCAGCTCGGCGGCGCGGGC contains the following coding sequences:
- a CDS encoding glycosyltransferase family 9 protein, whose amino-acid sequence is MGRANFPILFITATRIGDAVLSSGLLKRLADEVPNARFTVVAGPIAAPLFAQVPNLDRLIVMEKGKGKAHWFKLWSQVRHKKWGLIVDLRGSAISGFLRRDRRAVHRKNFGEPVHKVIQAARVLTLEDDPPSPFLFTSDETEARAAELTAGEGPILAIGPSSNWIGKVWPTERFGQTAKSLLADELKGGRLMILGGKDDRMIADDLIAAFPKDRVIDLVGQADLLTAYACLKRARLFVGNDSGLMHMAAAAGVPTIGLFGPSDDLLYAPWGPKARAVRGPREFEQFVKLDPDLSQSIRHMIDLPVASVLETAKELLAATAEQPERAAAQPVAKPKKTRTKKAASEA